Proteins found in one Limanda limanda chromosome 18, fLimLim1.1, whole genome shotgun sequence genomic segment:
- the LOC133024719 gene encoding trace amine-associated receptor 4-like — protein sequence MEMDISFNRSNVFTEIHPCYKIDLFHVLRSNPSAVCVLFNVFLGSLSVVTVCGNLLVIIAIIYFKQLHTPTNSLILSLAVADLLVGVVVFPLTIEFSITFCLFYDDLFCKVRGTFDVSLCTSSILNLCCISIDRYYAVCQPLSYKTKINDHVVVTMILVSWGLSVLIGLSFIIAGINHENCTEMCITDVVLANIMGLFFSFYLPVVVMLCIYMKIFSVAQRQARSIHNIKCQSTKSGTDFSKMERKATKTLAIVMGVFLLCWLPFFLCTTVLSFSQVYVPLPLIELLNWLALSNSMLNPFIYAFFYSWFRSAFRMIISGKVIQGDFTNSKLH from the coding sequence ATGGAAATGGATATCAGCTTTAACCGGTCTAATGTTTTTACTGAGATTCATCCCTGCTATAAGATAGATCTGTTTCATGTGCTGAGAAGCAATCCTTCTGCAGTATGTgtattgtttaatgtttttctggGCTCATTATCTGTTGTTACTGTTTGTGGAAACCTCCTTGTCATAATCGCCATCATTTACTTCAAACAGCTCCACACACCCACTaactctctcatcctctctctggcTGTGGCCGACCTGCTTGTCGGTGTTGTAGTATTTCCTCTCACCATTGAATTTTCTATCACCTTTTGTCTTTTCTACGATGACTTGTTTTGCAAAGTCCGTGGCACCTTCGATGTGTCGCTGTGCACATCCTCTATTCTGAACTTGTGTTGTATTTCTATTGACAGATACTATGCAGTGTGTCAGCCTCTGAGCTACAAAACTAAGATAAATGACCATGTTGTTGTGACCATGATCCTGGTGAGCTGGGGCCTGTCTGTCCTAATTGGGCTTAGCTTCATCATTGCAGGAATAAACCATGAAAATTGTACTGAAATGTGTATCACTGATGTTGTGTTGGCGAACATTATGggactttttttctcattttaccTCCCAGTTGTTGTAATGCTCTGCATCTACATGAAGATTTTCAGTGTTGCACAGAGACAGGCGCGCAGCATCCACAACATAAAGTGTCAGAGCACAAAGTCCGGAACAGACTTCAGTAAGATGGAGAGGAAAGCCACTAAAACTCTGGCTATTGTCATGggagtgtttttgttgtgttggcttcctttcttcctctgtaCAACTGTTCTGTCCTTCAGTCAAGTTTATGTGCCACTTCCTCTGATTGAACTACTTAACTGGCTGGCTCTGTCTAATTCCATGTTAAATCCCTTTATCTATGCATTCTTCTACAGCTGGTTTCGATCGGCTTTCAGAATGATCATTTCAGGAAAAGTGATTCAAGGTGATTTTACAAACTCAAAACTGCACTGA
- the LOC133024771 gene encoding trace amine-associated receptor 1-like, whose translation MDAELTVNSTFVVNDIHPCYESHNSTYLFTSNPSVICVSVYIFLGSLSIATICGNLLVIISIGYFQQLHTPTNYLILSLAVADLLVGVLVFPFSMAFTVTSCLVHENVFYRYYAVCQPLTYRSKINVRVAVIMILVSWGISVLIGVIIIFAGSSQGTCEELCSVYVVIANTMGPVFSFYLPAIIILSIYFKIFLVAQKQLSSIQSTKSEAAVSKMERKATKTLATVMGVFLLCLTPFFLCIVFQPLAYYPPPVPVIETLNWLTLSNSMLNPLIYAFFYSWFRSAFKIIISGKIFRGDFANSKLF comes from the exons ATGGACGCAGAGCTGACTGTCAACAGCACTTTTGTTGTTAATGACATACATCCCTGCTATGAATCACATAATTCAACTTACTTGTTTACAAGCAACCCTTCAGTAATATGTGTTTCGGTGTATATTTTCCTTGGCTCATTATCCATTGCGACAATATGTGGAAACCTCCTTGTTATAATCTCTATTGGTTACTTCCAACAGCTCCACACTCCCACTAACTACCTGATCCTCTCTCTGGCTGTGGCCGACCTGCTTGTTGGAGTTTTAGTTTTTCCCTTCAGCATGGCGTTCACTGTCACCTCATGTCTGgttcatgaaaatgtatttt ACAGATATTATGCAGTTTGTCAGCCGCTGACGTACAGAAGTAAAATAAATGTCCGTGTCGCAGTGATCATGATCCTGGTGAGCTGGGGTATCTCTGTTCTAATCGGGGTCATTATAATATTTGCAGGATCCAGCCAGGGGACATGTGAAGAACTGTGCTCTGTTTATGTTGTCATAGCGAATACTATGGgtcctgttttctctttttaccTCCCAGCGATAATAATACTCAGTATCTACTTTAAAATCTTCCTTGTTGCTCAGAAACAGTTGAGCAGCATCCAGAGCACAAAGTCTGAAGCAGCCGTCAGTAAGATGGAGAGGAAGGCCACCAAAACTCTAGCTACTGTTATGggagtttttcttttgtgtttgacTCCTTTCTTTTTATGCATCGTCTTTCAGCCTTTGGCTTATTATCCCCCACCCGTCCCTGTGATCGAGACACTGAACTGGCTCACGCTGTCCAATTCAATGCTGAATCCCTTaatttatgcttttttttacaGCTGGTTCAGGTCGGCTttcaaaatcattatttctgGAAAAATATTCCGAGGTGACTTTGCCAAcagtaaattattttaa